One region of Eupeodes corollae chromosome 1, idEupCoro1.1, whole genome shotgun sequence genomic DNA includes:
- the LOC129942474 gene encoding protein kinase C, eye isozyme gives MAEAPKPAAPEGDQIINYMKNRIRKGAMKRKGIVVIQGHRFQPRFFKQPTFCGHCKEFIWGFGKQGFQCQACRFNVHDRCYEYVVFKCAGKDTEIDSDCQKVKHTFESTTYKAPTFCDHCGLLLHGIAHQGYCCSGCKLNVHPKCKDEIPQLCGADITEIRGRINLNISHKGGVLTVEIKEGANLVPMDTNGLSDPYVSVQIHPDKAGKTKKKTKTMKATLNPVYNETFTYDIKPEDREKRLLVEVWDWDRTSRNDFMGSLSFSIQEIIKEPVEGFYKLLSQEEGEHYNIPCSDPNNDIAMLRDQVRNSSSREAKRRMDNKDMPHNMSKRDMIRAADFNFLKVLGRGSFSKILLAERRGTDELYACKVLRKDVIIQTDDMELPMIEKRVLALSGKPPFLVQLHSCFQTMDRLFFVMEYCKGGDLMYQIQQVGRFKENVAMFYACEVAVALFFLHERGILYRDLKLDNILLDSEGHVKMADFGLCKEGIKDEMTTNTFCGTANYMAPEISQYQPYTNAADWWSYGVLLYEMLAGQSPFEGDTDEMIFKAAKENKVLFPKHFTQEARDVLTGFLTKKPENRLGSGTTARYDIRTHTFFKDIDWDKVSACDMEPPFKPKIKHRKDISNFDKEFTEEKTDLTPTDKLFMMNMEQNEFIGFSYLNPEFITML, from the exons atGGCGGAAGCACCAAAACCAGCTGCTCCAGAAGGAGATCAAATTATTAATTACATGAAAAATCGTATCCGTAAGGGTGCGATGAAACGAAAAGGAATCGTTGTCATCCAAGGACATCGATTCCAGCCACGCTTTTTCAAACAACCAACATTCTGTGGTCATTGTAAGGAATTCATTTG GGGCTTCGGCAAACAAGGTTTCCAATGTCAAG CATGTAGATTCAACGTCCACGACCGATGCTACGAATACGTGGTCTTCAAGTGCGCTGGCAAGGATACGGAAATCGATTCG GATTGCCAGAAAGTCAAACACACTTTCGAGTCGACCACATACAAGGCCCCGACATTTTGTGACCATTGTGGCTTGCTGCTCCATGGTATTGCTCATCAGGGATATTGTTGCAGTG GATGTAAGCTGAATGTGCATCCAAAGTGCAAGGATGAAATTCCCCAATTGTGTGGAGCTGACATAACGGAAATTAGAGGACGAATCAATTTGAATATATCTCACAAGGGTGGTGTCCTTACTGTTGAGA TCAAAGAAGGTGCTAATTTAGTTCCAATGGATACTAATGGACTCAGTGATCCATATGTGAGTGTTCAAATTCATCCAGACAAAGCTGGAAAGACAAAGAAGAAGACAAAGACCATGAAGGCAACTCTTAATCCTGTCTATAATGAAACATTTACTTA cgATATAAAGCCAGAAGACAGAGAAAAGCGATTACTGGTAGAGGTATGGGATTGGGATAGGACTTCTCGTAATGACTTCATGGGATCACTTTCCTTCAGTATTCAAGAAATCATTAAG gAACCTGTTGAAGGTTTTTATAAACTATTATCTCAAGAAGAAGGTGAACATTATAATATTCCATGCAGTGATCCAAACAATGATATTGCCATGCTCCGGGATCAAGTTAGA aaTTCATCATCACGTGAAGCAAAACGCCGCATGGACAACAAGGACATGCCTCATAATATGAGCAAACGTGATATGATTCGAGCAGCTGACTTTAATTTCCTAAAAGTTCTTGGTCGTGGTTCATTTTCAAAGATTCTCCTGGCCGAACGCAGAGGTACAGATGAGTTGTATGCATGCAAAGTTCTTCGTAAGGATGTCATCATTCAAACTGATGATATGGAACTTCCAATGATTGAGAAACGTGTCTTGGCATTGTCGGGAAAACCACCATTTTTGGTGCAATTGCATTCATGCTTCCAAACTATG gatcGATTATTCTTTGTTATGGAATATTGCAAAGGTGGGGATTTGATGTATCAAATTCAGCAAGTTGGACGTTTCAAGGAAAATGTTGCTAT GTTCTATGCTTGTGAGGTTGCAGTGGCATTGTTCTTCTTACACGAGAGAGGCATCCTCTACCGCGATCTCAAATTGGACAACATTCTCTTGGACTCTGAAGGACACGTTAAGATGGCAGATTTTGGACTTTGCAAGGAAGGCATCAAAGATGAAATGACAACAAACACTTTCTGTGGCACTGCAAACTACATGGCTCCAGAA ATTTCCCAATATCAACCATATACCAATGCAGCAGATTGGTGGTCCTATGGAGTCCTTTTGTATGAAATGCTTGCTGGCCAGTCGCCATTCGAAGGTGATACTGATGAAATGATTTTCAAGGCAGCCAAAGAGAACAAAGTGCTCTTCCCGAAACATTTCACTCAAGAAGCCAGAGATGTTTTAACTGGA tttttaacaAAGAAACCAGAAAATCGCCTTGGATCTGGAACAACTGCACGTTATGATATCAGGACGCATACATTCTTCAAGGACATCGATTGGGATAAGGTATCAGCTTGTGATATGGAACCACCATTCAAACCAAAAATT aaACATCGCAAAGATATTTCGAACTTTGATAAGGAATTCACTGAAGAAAAAACCGATTTAACTCCAACTGATAAATTATTCATGATGAATATGGAACAGAATGAGTTTATTGGATTTTCCTATTTAAATCCAGAATTTATAACTATGTTGTAA